The DNA sequence gtgAGGTGTTCCAGACTCCGGGGCCGGGGGCCTACAGCCCGGAGAGAGCTCCGCCTGTCAATGGCCACCACAGACCTCCATCCTACACCATCGGCTCCCGCACCAGATATCGCTCTGTAGACCCTGTTCCAGCACCAAACAGGTGAAAACTCGCAGGACACGTTACAGAATAAGGCTGCTTTCTTCTCCCTGCTGTTGTATTAGtgacctgtttttatttatttacatcctCTGTAGGAATTAATGGGCTTTGCTTCTTTCGCTCCAGCTACAATCTCCCAAATCTTCTGGGCTGCCATGTTCCTAATAAACCCTCCAGCGCCggtttcagcttctcagccCGGAGGAAGGTCGGCGCTCCGTCAGAAGACCTCTCCATGAGCCCCGGACCGGCAAAATACAACACCATCAACCCGGACGTTTACCTCCAGCGCCAGCCCTCCTTCTCCATGCAGAGCCGGACTAAGAGGCCCAATTATTCCTCTGCTATTCCCGGGCCTGGCACTTACAGCCCAGAGAAGTCCTACGTGCACCTCCCCAAGCCTCCGTCCTACACTATCGGTGTCCGACACTCTGAGTTTGTCACCCCGCTCGTGGTGGACATAGTCGACTGACGGATTCAAGACAAACaaatttttattctgtttttcataCAAACATGGAGCTGCCAcacaatgatgaaaaaaaaaaagattacagtgtgttttaaaatggatCATAAACCAACATTAATAAAAACGTGTTACCAAAAAgtattacaaaaataaaactttactcatttataaataaaatagaatatataaataattatcTCTTGCATTGCATGTGCAGGTGGAGCAACAACGATGTCTGCAGTTTAACGTCACCGCTAGCTTAAAAGGagagttgtaaaaaaaaagaaaagaaaagaggaagtgagagggaGCGTCTACACTTTGGCCCTCGGTATGGTGATATTCACAGGTGAGCTCCAGTCGCTGCAGCGGCCCAGACCCAGCAGCTCCTTGGCGCACACCTGGAACATGTAGGGCCTTCCTGGGATCAGACCCTTCAGCTCCACCTTGGTGCTCTCGAACGGacccagctggaggagaaaagtGCATGAAAAGTTTTTGGTTTTAACAGTCATCCATCAGCATCTGGAgttttgtaaataaaacacaattccCCAGAAGCTCCGACTTCCCAAACTGTCACATCAGAAGTTATTTGCATTTCTTATCATTTCTATTGGTCGTATTTCTGTGTCACTAAATCTGCCAAATGGtgtaaatgaaagtgaaactaGATGAAATACTGTCAAATCCatatgttaaaaaacacaaaaacacatttttatctcGGTTTTGTTGAAAAGGGGGAGGATTTCCACAGATGATGGGAGTTTCTAAAGAAATTTGAGGCTGACTGAAGAGCCGgggtaattttaaaaaaaaattttttgaAAGTCACACTGCTGTTGCTGCCGCTAACACCCAGGAGTATTTAAATGAAAGCTCATTCTCACATTGACAGACTTTGGGGTGCCCCTGTTTTCCCACTGGTACAGTATCTGGTATTTTAGGGGGAGGATGTCCAGGTTAGCCCAGGAAGGGGGAGGAGACCATTCCACCAGCAGGTTTCTAGGGCCGCGAGGGGAAACCCGGACGTCTACGGGAGGATCTGGTTTCACtacagacagaaatgacagagaaGGGAAACAGTTTGCACTTCAGTATGATATCACATTACACTGTTAATACCGATCACACCGTATTCATCGCCATGAGCGCTGTTCTCACCTATTTCCTCCAACATGAAACTTGCCAGATAGGAGCTGCTGCCTCCAGGAGAAACGGCCgtgatgttgatgatgtagTCGGTGAGAAGTTTCAGGTTGGGCAGGAGGCAGAACCACATctgaaagaatgaaaataagaagtattttgatttttttttcccccagtatTTTTCATATCACAGTCGAAACATACAGTCAGACATCGTCATGAGAGGCAGGAGACGATGCGAGCCAGGGTGATTTCCCGCCATTACCAACTTATTTATCTTATCTTTAACTGAAGCGCCGCTTACATCAGAATCACAAGACAAACTTCATTCTGGTCTCTGGACATTCATGACTGTAACCAGAAGTCTGACTGAGGGGTTTTTCCAAAAGCGTGAGCAGTTTGGTAATGAAATTTACAGTATATGGATTGAGGTTACAGTGAATATGACCACTGTCATGACAATCATGAGTGTCTATCTGCCATGAAGGTAAATAAAACTGTTACCTGTTCGGACGAGGACGACGATGCTGGGATCATGAACGAGGACGAAGAGCCGGGTTGGATGAGCTGGCACTGCTTGATGACCGACTGTTGGTGTCTCTcgctgacaaacagacacattcacacacatttacatttacatgagGCTCCTTAATGACTCTTAACGACGACTGGAGTGTGTTTCACTCAGAGGTGTTGGAGGTGTTTGGGGTCAGCACAGTGTCTCAGGTGTACCTGTAGGTGGTGAGGTAGAGTGCTGGAGGGGAGTGAGAGGGTTCAGGCCAGGAGCAGACGGTCGTGTTTGGATAGCTGGAACACCAGCAGTGCACCctgggaggagaaggaggacctGAGGGAGGAAATTACACTCATCACGTCTCCAATTAAGAGTTATATGAGGCTTGTTGATATTATTAACTGTTAATAAGACTAATTAAGTGTTGATTGTAGCATCACAGACTTGTTTAAAGTCTATGATGCTACAGGTTTTCCATTTatgatatatttacaaaaaagtAGATTTTAGAAGTAGACTGAATTACTACTTTCAGTACTATAGAATGAGTATATTTTAGTTTTAGCACACTGAAGTTGACCTTAATGACGTCTATTTTGAAATCTACATTTAATCTACAATctaaaatgtaacacaaaaacGTAAAAGTATAGTTTTATATACTCAAATAATACTTCTAAAACAATTAAGCAGACTGGTTTTAGAAGTTACCTTGTTATTCATGCTCACAATTGTACCAATaatctgacttttgttttcaaagctttaaaGACTGTAAGTGTGgtaattaaaagtaataaaagaaatcaaattttATCAACCACATGTATTGCTCATTTGTAAGCTTGTGCAACACAAAGTCAACTGTTATGAAGTGCAACAAACTTTAGTAAaggtttaaaaatatatatataattggtaaataaataaatgtgtttgttacaaCAATTGTAAGACACTTTTATTAATTCTCTTACATTTCTATAAACTgttaaaagatcattttaagtGCTTATAAATGCCTTATCATCTTAtagtaaacatgtttattataaaattatttacatttctatGGTGtaacatataataatattaatagcATCTTGTAGAGTTCTTATTACCTATTAACTAACATTTATTACAAGCAAGCACTACACTGTATGTATCACATAATATGAtcataaaatacagaaaatatttgatttatgtccttttttaaatgtttttgtgcttcTTTGTAACAGTTCTGTTTAAATATTATAtcactgtttatttgtttttctattgtTCTATTATTGTCTTATCTGTTTGTCACAATATGAattaaaatatctcaaaaaataacatgaaaataatgacatgaTGGCAACATAATGACTCTAAAATCGCCCAAGGCACACATGTACAAATTTGAATAGTAGTGAAATAGCAGCAACACAGCCAGATTATCAGCTTTTTAGAAAACCTAGAACATCTATAATCAGTATTAATTACTTTTAAAGAACTTTTCGAGCAAGATGCAACAAGCCCTCTCCAGATGAGATGATAAACAGTAAGTAATACTGATTGTCTGCCCAGTTTTTGATTGGTACTCACTCCCAGATGTTGCAGTTGCCCTCAGCAGGTCCAGCGCTTGTCCTCCAAGAACACACATGAGGAGAGCAACAGCAACACGCACACCGCCGACCGCTGCAGCCATCAGTGCTTCAGGCAGGAGAAATTTTTACCAGAGAGAAGTTTCTTCTTAACGGCAGTGTAAATATTGCAGCCAACACTCGACTTGtctgctctcct is a window from the Acanthopagrus latus isolate v.2019 chromosome 16, fAcaLat1.1, whole genome shotgun sequence genome containing:
- the ebi3 gene encoding interleukin-27 subunit beta — translated: MAAAVGGVRVAVALLMCVLGGQALDLLRATATSGSPPSPPRVHCWCSSYPNTTVCSWPEPSHSPPALYLTTYSERHQQSVIKQCQLIQPGSSSSFMIPASSSSSEQMWFCLLPNLKLLTDYIINITAVSPGGSSSYLASFMLEEIVKPDPPVDVRVSPRGPRNLLVEWSPPPSWANLDILPLKYQILYQWENRGTPKSVNLGPFESTKVELKGLIPGRPYMFQVCAKELLGLGRCSDWSSPVNITIPRAKV
- the odf3l2a gene encoding outer dense fiber protein 3-like protein 2a; amino-acid sequence: MQEVVKKRPIISARERGPGPGRYALPPTVGYINHDYTKPSSPAYTFHSRMSSAMVSVDSSPGPRYHIDSKVTRFGRMETPSYSILGRGRRAGNKGEVFQTPGPGAYSPERAPPVNGHHRPPSYTIGSRTRYRSVDPVPAPNSYNLPNLLGCHVPNKPSSAGFSFSARRKVGAPSEDLSMSPGPAKYNTINPDVYLQRQPSFSMQSRTKRPNYSSAIPGPGTYSPEKSYVHLPKPPSYTIGVRHSEFVTPLVVDIVD